One genomic window of Bacteroidota bacterium includes the following:
- a CDS encoding beta-ketoacyl-ACP synthase III produces the protein MRSAAITAVGHFLPEYRLTNAELETIVDTNDEWIRTRTGISERRILKDPDKATSYMATKAAEELLQKRGISAEEIDLIIVATVTPDMVFPATACLVQAQLGATNAWGYDLSAACSGFLFALSSGAQFIASGKHDKVLVIGADKMSAIIDYTDRTTCVLFGDGAGAVLLEPGEDGYGVLDSLEYTDGSNVNALCMAGGGSLHPATHETVDARLHYVKQDGKTVFKNAVKGMADVAAEIMERNSLTGDDVRYLVPHQANLRIIDATARRMGVTMDKVMLNIERYGNTTAGTIPLCLSDWESELRKGDNLVLTAFGGGFTWGATLLKWAYDGSEVAKKSAAGVAAQNGQAS, from the coding sequence ATGCGAAGTGCTGCTATTACTGCCGTTGGTCATTTCCTTCCTGAATACCGGTTGACCAACGCTGAGCTTGAAACGATTGTTGATACCAATGATGAATGGATTAGGACGCGAACGGGTATCAGCGAACGCCGGATTTTAAAAGATCCTGATAAAGCAACATCCTATATGGCAACCAAGGCTGCTGAGGAATTGCTGCAAAAACGTGGGATCTCGGCTGAAGAAATTGACCTCATTATTGTTGCTACGGTTACGCCTGATATGGTTTTCCCGGCAACAGCGTGCCTCGTTCAGGCGCAGCTGGGCGCAACCAATGCCTGGGGTTACGACCTGTCTGCTGCGTGCAGCGGCTTCCTTTTTGCCCTGTCATCTGGTGCACAGTTTATTGCCTCTGGCAAGCACGATAAAGTGCTGGTGATCGGTGCAGATAAAATGTCTGCAATCATCGATTACACCGACCGCACCACGTGTGTGCTCTTTGGTGATGGCGCCGGCGCTGTCCTCCTGGAGCCCGGTGAAGATGGGTATGGCGTACTTGATTCCCTCGAATATACCGATGGGTCGAACGTCAACGCCCTTTGCATGGCTGGTGGCGGAAGTTTGCACCCGGCAACGCATGAGACGGTGGATGCACGGCTGCACTATGTCAAACAGGATGGCAAAACGGTCTTCAAAAATGCCGTAAAGGGTATGGCTGATGTTGCCGCTGAAATCATGGAGCGTAATTCGCTAACCGGTGATGACGTACGCTACCTGGTGCCGCATCAGGCCAACTTGCGCATTATTGATGCCACGGCGCGCCGGATGGGTGTGACCATGGACAAGGTCATGTTGAATATTGAGCGCTACGGCAATACAACTGCGGGAACGATCCCGCTTTGCCTTAGCGATTGGGAAAGTGAGTTGCGCAAGGGTGATAACCTTGTGCTCACCGCATTTGGCGGTGGGTTCACCTGGGGCGCTACGCTTCTCAAGTGGGCTTACGATGGTTCAGAGGTGGCGAAGAAGTCAGCCGCTGGCGTTGCCGCGCAAAACGGACAGGCTTCCTGA
- the plsX gene encoding phosphate acyltransferase PlsX produces MPIRVAVDAMGGDHAPGVVVEGALAALAKAGEDLEVLLVGPETELRAELAKHGEATPKGLHLVDAPEVIGMAESPASAVKNKTKSSIHIGLGAHKNGDADAFISAGNTGAVMAASLFTLGRLPKVARPTLIGFIPTTKGNHSISVDMGSNVDCKPEHLVQFAQMGAIFAERMLDRTNPSIALMNIGEEPGKGNEQIKATFNLLEARDDVNFVGNIEGRDLLFYAADVIVFDGFVGNIVLKFGESCMTTVLRQLVMEEMERLQFDDAQKTLVKTLLGSISKRFNYEEYGGAPLLGVNGNVLIGHGSSSARAITQLILTATRVVGHNIPEAITEVLGD; encoded by the coding sequence ATGCCTATCCGAGTTGCTGTGGATGCGATGGGGGGAGATCATGCCCCTGGAGTTGTGGTTGAGGGTGCACTCGCAGCCCTTGCTAAAGCCGGCGAAGATCTGGAGGTCTTGCTGGTTGGACCCGAAACTGAGCTGCGCGCAGAACTCGCGAAACATGGCGAGGCGACTCCTAAAGGCCTGCATCTTGTAGATGCACCTGAAGTTATCGGGATGGCCGAGTCACCCGCTTCGGCTGTAAAAAACAAGACCAAGTCGTCAATCCATATCGGATTGGGTGCGCATAAGAATGGTGATGCAGACGCATTCATCAGTGCCGGCAACACAGGAGCTGTGATGGCGGCTTCTTTGTTTACGCTTGGCAGGCTGCCCAAAGTAGCGCGCCCCACGCTGATTGGTTTTATCCCTACCACCAAGGGAAACCATAGTATCAGTGTGGATATGGGGAGCAACGTCGATTGTAAACCCGAGCACCTCGTTCAATTTGCACAGATGGGTGCCATCTTTGCTGAGCGCATGCTCGACCGCACCAATCCTTCCATCGCGCTGATGAACATCGGTGAGGAGCCCGGCAAAGGGAATGAGCAAATCAAAGCTACGTTTAACCTGCTCGAAGCGCGCGACGATGTAAATTTTGTGGGCAACATCGAAGGCCGGGACCTGCTTTTTTACGCGGCTGATGTCATCGTCTTCGATGGCTTTGTGGGCAACATCGTTCTCAAGTTTGGCGAAAGCTGTATGACAACCGTATTGCGCCAGCTTGTTATGGAAGAAATGGAGCGCTTGCAGTTTGATGATGCCCAGAAAACCCTGGTTAAAACGTTGCTTGGTTCTATTTCCAAACGCTTTAACTACGAAGAATACGGCGGTGCACCACTCTTGGGTGTAAACGGCAACGTATTGATTGGCCACGGCAGCTCTTCCGCCCGTGCAATCACCCAGCTTATTTTGACGGCTACGCGTGTTGTAGGCCACAATATTCCCGAAGCTATCACAGAAGTTCTCGGTGATTGA
- the rpmF gene encoding 50S ribosomal protein L32, whose translation MANPKRKNSKARTRSRRSVYYGSLSRPQTMECTNCGNTKLRHRACPHCGYYRGRKIADGADYA comes from the coding sequence ATGGCTAATCCAAAGCGAAAAAACTCAAAAGCACGTACAAGGTCTCGCCGGTCCGTTTATTACGGTAGCCTGAGCCGCCCCCAGACCATGGAGTGCACCAACTGCGGAAACACAAAACTCCGTCATCGTGCCTGTCCACATTGTGGATACTACCGTGGTCGTAAAATCGCGGATGGCGCCGATTACGCATAG
- a CDS encoding DUF177 domain-containing protein, with amino-acid sequence MIQVDIKSLKPGIHDFEWQPSPEALGLDPDVFQELHVGARVDFHPNRIFVVLETEAEAHLKCDRTLASFTQLVEGEHQVLYSATPSVDGESVDDEVQRIGHADEEIDLTAFVRDTFILSIPARKIAPGADMEEIPLEFGAPAGSEAGIDPRWEALRKLSSDGGEEAAEE; translated from the coding sequence ATGATCCAAGTCGACATTAAATCGCTCAAGCCCGGAATCCATGATTTTGAATGGCAGCCATCGCCAGAAGCACTTGGCCTGGATCCGGATGTTTTTCAAGAACTGCACGTAGGTGCCCGGGTGGATTTTCATCCGAACCGAATTTTTGTTGTGTTGGAGACTGAGGCAGAGGCCCACCTGAAGTGCGACCGGACGCTCGCTTCGTTCACGCAACTTGTGGAAGGCGAACACCAGGTGCTTTATTCAGCCACGCCCTCGGTTGACGGAGAGTCGGTAGATGATGAGGTGCAGCGCATTGGGCATGCTGATGAAGAGATTGATCTGACTGCCTTTGTTCGGGATACATTCATCCTCTCCATTCCTGCCCGAAAAATTGCGCCCGGGGCAGACATGGAAGAGATCCCATTGGAGTTTGGGGCGCCGGCTGGTAGTGAGGCCGGGATTGATCCGCGTTGGGAGGCATTGCGAAAATTGAGCTCAGATGGGGGTGAGGAAGCGGCCGAAGAATAG
- the dnaA gene encoding chromosomal replication initiator protein DnaA has product MELSADAVWQECLQIIRDNISRQSFKTWFEPLTAEKLVEEDDETRLTVKLPSRFYYEWLEEHYFGLLSKTIMKVLGPQGRLFYNIVIEKDDTESGYEGSSMHLPSRKPANEQPPVQRHHGTPPVGQQPSGQQWQPHTQRNIPPEPPRPHYNNQGFAHQAPPAPQSPFANPFVIPGLKPAKIEHNLNTSYTFDRFIEGDCNRLARSASLAIAQQPGATSFNPFLIYGGVGLGKTHMIQAIGNHVLANNSNQTVLYISSERFTTEFVQAIQNNRVSDFSMFYRQIDLLIVDDVQFFGGKEKTQEEFFHIFNSLHQAGKQIILSADRPPRDISGIEERLLSRFQWGLTADVQAPEFETRIAILQRQAEDDGIRISRDVIEFVAHHIKSNIRELEGALIRLLAHATLHKREIDLNMAKEVLRDLIKDTRVNLTIDEIQRIACEYFNIPEDLVRGKTRKREVVQARQVAMYFSKQLTQHSLKTIGLHFGGRDHSTVIHANQSVEDQIDTDPKFSDTIEEIRQRLELRSR; this is encoded by the coding sequence ATGGAGCTATCGGCAGACGCGGTATGGCAAGAGTGCCTGCAAATCATCCGTGACAACATTAGCAGGCAGAGCTTCAAAACCTGGTTTGAGCCACTCACGGCTGAGAAACTGGTTGAAGAAGACGACGAGACAAGGCTTACGGTAAAATTGCCCAGCAGATTTTATTACGAGTGGCTCGAAGAGCATTACTTTGGTCTGTTAAGCAAAACCATTATGAAAGTGCTGGGTCCCCAGGGCCGGCTCTTCTATAATATTGTCATTGAAAAAGATGACACCGAGAGCGGCTACGAAGGATCGTCTATGCACCTGCCCTCTCGCAAGCCGGCCAACGAGCAACCCCCGGTGCAACGACATCATGGTACCCCCCCAGTCGGTCAGCAGCCCTCCGGACAGCAATGGCAACCGCATACGCAGCGCAACATTCCCCCGGAACCTCCGCGCCCGCATTACAACAACCAGGGGTTTGCACACCAGGCGCCCCCCGCACCACAGTCTCCATTTGCCAATCCATTTGTGATCCCTGGCCTTAAGCCGGCCAAAATCGAGCACAACCTCAATACGTCTTATACTTTTGATCGCTTCATTGAAGGCGATTGTAATCGCCTTGCACGGAGTGCTTCGCTCGCCATTGCACAGCAGCCTGGTGCAACCAGCTTCAATCCTTTCCTTATTTATGGCGGCGTGGGGCTCGGCAAAACGCACATGATCCAGGCCATTGGTAACCATGTACTGGCCAACAACAGCAACCAAACGGTCCTGTATATTTCAAGCGAGCGCTTTACCACTGAATTTGTGCAAGCAATTCAGAACAACCGGGTCAGTGATTTTTCGATGTTTTATCGGCAAATCGACTTGCTGATCGTGGATGACGTGCAATTTTTTGGGGGCAAAGAAAAAACCCAGGAAGAGTTCTTCCACATTTTCAACAGCCTGCACCAGGCTGGCAAACAGATTATTCTTTCAGCAGATCGTCCGCCAAGAGACATCTCTGGAATTGAAGAACGGCTGCTGTCCCGTTTCCAATGGGGCCTCACCGCAGATGTACAGGCACCTGAGTTTGAAACGCGCATTGCAATCCTGCAACGCCAGGCTGAAGATGATGGCATTCGGATTTCGCGTGATGTAATCGAATTTGTTGCGCATCACATCAAGAGCAACATCAGAGAGCTCGAAGGCGCCCTGATTCGGCTACTGGCACATGCAACGCTGCACAAGCGGGAGATTGATCTCAACATGGCCAAAGAGGTACTGCGCGACCTGATCAAGGATACGCGCGTCAACCTCACCATCGACGAGATTCAGCGGATCGCCTGTGAGTACTTCAACATCCCAGAAGACCTTGTTCGTGGTAAAACCCGCAAGCGCGAAGTTGTACAGGCCAGACAGGTAGCCATGTACTTCTCCAAACAGCTCACGCAGCATTCGCTGAAAACAATCGGACTGCATTTTGGCGGACGCGACCACTCTACCGTGATCCATGCCAACCAAAGCGTAGAAGATCAAATCGACACAGATCCAAAGTTTTCTGATACAATTGAGGAAATTCGGCAGCGGCTCGAACTCCGTAGTCGCTAA
- the dnaN gene encoding DNA polymerase III subunit beta, which yields MKFSASSAELLRALNTVAGAVPSKSTLPILECVLFEHDGDVLRLSATDLEISIIQSLQVQFESNGSPRGNRVAVPAKRLLDTLRALPNLPISFATDDEFNITLQTDMGKYKMVGQDGADFPALPEIAGQSGFQTNGEILRRAIQKTSFAVSKDALRPAMMGIYFQIAADRGRMVATDGHRLVRLTMESVTSELPSNYIVPEKAMTLAARVASDADCAVMVDGSYASFDFGACRVLARLIDENYPNYEAVIPVENDKRLSVNREAMLAAVKRVGLYSSSMTNQIRLEISNNQVKISAEDIERSSKAHEMVAAEYDSEDMVIGFNAAYLTEVLGHLDSEEIVFELSSPNRAGIVTPLEQQEGEELLMLIMPVMLNTYA from the coding sequence ATGAAGTTCTCCGCATCCAGTGCTGAACTCCTTCGGGCCTTAAACACCGTCGCCGGCGCTGTTCCTTCCAAAAGCACGTTGCCGATTCTCGAGTGTGTGCTGTTTGAACACGATGGTGATGTACTACGGTTGAGCGCTACTGACCTGGAGATTTCTATTATCCAGTCGCTGCAGGTGCAGTTTGAAAGCAACGGCAGCCCCCGGGGCAACCGCGTTGCCGTACCAGCCAAGCGCCTGCTCGATACGCTGCGCGCCTTACCCAACCTGCCCATTTCTTTTGCTACAGATGATGAGTTCAACATCACGCTGCAAACAGATATGGGTAAGTACAAAATGGTAGGACAGGATGGGGCAGACTTTCCAGCGCTGCCAGAGATTGCCGGCCAGTCCGGTTTCCAGACCAACGGCGAAATTCTCCGCCGCGCTATTCAGAAAACAAGTTTTGCAGTAAGCAAAGACGCCCTGCGGCCGGCAATGATGGGGATCTATTTCCAGATTGCAGCTGACCGCGGACGCATGGTAGCCACCGACGGCCACCGGCTTGTGCGCCTTACCATGGAATCGGTCACCAGCGAACTGCCGTCCAACTACATCGTGCCTGAAAAAGCCATGACCCTGGCAGCACGCGTAGCATCTGATGCAGATTGCGCCGTGATGGTTGACGGTAGCTACGCCAGCTTTGATTTTGGTGCTTGCCGGGTGCTGGCCCGCCTGATCGACGAGAACTACCCTAACTACGAAGCGGTTATTCCGGTAGAAAATGACAAGCGTCTTTCGGTAAATCGCGAAGCTATGCTTGCCGCTGTAAAACGTGTAGGCCTGTATTCTTCCAGTATGACCAACCAGATCCGGCTTGAGATCTCCAATAACCAGGTCAAAATCTCTGCAGAAGATATCGAGCGGTCCAGCAAAGCCCACGAAATGGTTGCTGCCGAATACGACAGCGAAGACATGGTGATCGGGTTTAACGCCGCGTACCTGACCGAGGTATTGGGGCACCTGGATTCAGAAGAGATTGTATTTGAACTGAGCTCACCCAACCGCGCCGGCATCGTCACACCGCTGGAGCAACAGGAAGGAGAAGAACTGCTGATGCTGATTATGCCCGTTATGCTTAACACCTACGCATAA
- a CDS encoding sigma-70 family RNA polymerase sigma factor — protein sequence MRSTTHLAKLEALLARLPFELDDVQSANATFQNWVAHGRHQDRVAVDIWTYCYVWRNLITKFSRSSDLDNADFDMLVARVFERIVDRRHTIRDNSRYASWVSVICRNFFVNHLRAHKKSSVTNPADFTCATDEPVAFDDDLMVLHQVLQSAIARLPRYLQSVVEMRLFQHKSYDEISTLTGKSVEVIRSYVNKAVKRLREDRLLRRLIKRDFREDIDR from the coding sequence ATGAGATCCACGACACACTTAGCAAAGCTTGAGGCGTTGCTGGCACGGCTGCCTTTTGAACTGGATGACGTGCAATCTGCCAACGCGACATTTCAGAACTGGGTTGCCCATGGCCGGCACCAGGATCGCGTGGCGGTTGACATCTGGACGTACTGTTATGTCTGGCGCAATCTCATCACCAAGTTCTCCCGGAGCTCTGATCTGGATAACGCTGATTTTGATATGCTTGTTGCGCGGGTATTTGAACGCATCGTCGATCGCCGGCATACCATACGGGATAATTCGCGTTACGCCAGCTGGGTCAGCGTTATCTGTCGCAATTTCTTTGTGAACCACTTGCGGGCCCACAAAAAAAGTTCAGTTACAAACCCGGCAGACTTTACATGTGCCACCGATGAACCTGTTGCGTTTGATGACGACCTGATGGTATTGCACCAGGTGCTACAAAGTGCTATTGCCCGATTGCCCAGATACCTGCAGTCAGTGGTTGAGATGCGGTTGTTTCAGCATAAGTCGTATGACGAAATCAGTACCCTTACGGGGAAAAGTGTTGAGGTAATCCGCTCCTATGTGAACAAAGCTGTTAAGCGTCTACGGGAAGACCGGCTGTTGCGCCGGCTAATAAAAAGAGATTTTCGTGAAGATATCGACCGGTAA
- the rplM gene encoding 50S ribosomal protein L13, giving the protein MNVNSFKTFSAKPTDIEREWHVVDAENQIVGRLASKVASILRGKHKPSYTPHMDTGDHVIIINADKVKFSGNKESDKEYFRHTGYPGGGRTRTPKEVRQKKPEFILHNAVKGMLPKGPLGRHMLKKLKVYAGAEHPHEAQNPKALAV; this is encoded by the coding sequence ATGAATGTAAATAGCTTCAAAACCTTCAGCGCCAAACCGACCGATATCGAGCGGGAATGGCACGTGGTAGACGCCGAGAATCAAATCGTCGGTCGTCTGGCTTCAAAAGTAGCATCGATTTTGCGCGGCAAGCACAAGCCGAGCTACACCCCGCACATGGATACCGGGGACCACGTAATCATTATCAATGCGGACAAAGTAAAGTTCAGCGGCAATAAAGAGTCTGACAAAGAGTACTTTCGCCACACAGGATACCCGGGCGGCGGCAGAACCCGCACACCAAAAGAGGTTCGCCAGAAAAAGCCTGAATTCATCTTACACAACGCTGTAAAAGGTATGCTTCCCAAAGGGCCGCTTGGCCGGCATATGCTGAAAAAGCTCAAGGTTTACGCTGGTGCAGAACATCCGCACGAAGCACAGAACCCCAAAGCTTTAGCTGTATAA
- the rpsI gene encoding 30S ribosomal protein S9 — MSSPVQYAAIGRRKTSVARVYLRSGNGKIVVNKRAIEDYFPLAWRRKQILKPLDITENSGNFDLVINARGGGSTGQAEAIQLGIARALIQFNEEFRKPLRDADMVTRDPRMVERKKYGQPKARKRFQFSKR; from the coding sequence ATGTCTTCACCCGTACAATATGCTGCAATTGGCCGACGCAAGACGTCGGTTGCGCGTGTATACTTGCGCAGTGGCAACGGCAAAATCGTTGTCAACAAACGCGCTATCGAGGATTACTTTCCCCTCGCATGGCGCCGCAAGCAGATCCTGAAACCGCTGGACATCACAGAAAACTCCGGCAACTTCGATCTGGTCATCAACGCACGTGGTGGTGGTTCAACCGGACAGGCAGAAGCAATCCAGCTTGGTATTGCTCGCGCGCTGATCCAGTTCAACGAAGAATTTCGTAAACCACTCCGCGACGCCGACATGGTTACACGCGATCCGCGCATGGTTGAACGTAAAAAATACGGACAGCCAAAAGCACGTAAACGTTTCCAGTTCAGCAAGCGCTAG
- the rpsB gene encoding 30S ribosomal protein S2 produces MSEVSQGTNRVSVEQLLKAGTHFGHLTRRWNPKMKPFIFMERNGIHIIDLMQTQSALDQAAEAAARFSKMGRKILFVGTKKQARDIVRKHAESCGSPFTVERWLGGTLTNFQTIRKSIRRMEGIQKMQEDGTLDQLKKKERLMKSRERDKLDKVLGGIAKMAKLPGAVFIVDINREHIAVKEARKLGIPIIAIVDTNCDPDLVDFAVPANDDALKSIDLITSVIAAACAEGSKSREIEEASRKAEKEKRKMDEGEGDKPAEKKKTRKTKKAAPKAKAAKEEAPKAEAAKEEAPKAEAAKEEAPKAEAAEEKPAAAEEAAKE; encoded by the coding sequence ATGAGTGAAGTATCGCAAGGCACAAACCGTGTCTCTGTAGAACAACTGCTTAAAGCAGGTACGCATTTTGGTCACCTGACCCGTCGCTGGAATCCTAAGATGAAGCCTTTCATCTTCATGGAGCGCAACGGGATCCACATCATCGACCTGATGCAAACACAGTCCGCACTGGACCAGGCAGCAGAAGCAGCTGCACGGTTCAGTAAAATGGGACGCAAAATTCTCTTCGTAGGCACAAAGAAGCAGGCGCGCGACATTGTCCGCAAACACGCTGAGTCCTGCGGATCTCCCTTCACGGTTGAGCGCTGGCTTGGTGGCACGCTTACCAACTTCCAGACAATCCGGAAAAGCATTCGGCGTATGGAAGGGATCCAGAAGATGCAAGAAGACGGCACCCTGGATCAGCTGAAGAAGAAAGAACGCCTCATGAAATCCCGTGAGCGCGACAAGCTTGACAAAGTCCTCGGTGGGATCGCCAAAATGGCCAAGCTTCCTGGCGCAGTATTTATTGTGGATATCAACCGCGAACACATCGCTGTAAAAGAAGCCCGGAAACTTGGTATTCCCATTATCGCAATTGTTGATACCAACTGCGACCCGGATCTGGTAGACTTTGCTGTACCGGCCAACGACGATGCCCTGAAGTCAATCGACCTTATCACTTCCGTAATTGCTGCTGCATGCGCTGAAGGCTCCAAATCAAGAGAAATTGAGGAAGCCTCCAGAAAAGCTGAAAAAGAAAAACGCAAAATGGACGAAGGTGAAGGCGACAAGCCGGCTGAGAAAAAGAAAACCAGAAAAACCAAAAAAGCCGCGCCTAAAGCAAAAGCCGCAAAAGAAGAAGCACCCAAAGCCGAAGCCGCAAAAGAAGAAGCGCCCAAAGCTGAAGCTGCTAAAGAAGAAGCGCCCAAAGCTGAAGCCGCTGAGGAAAAACCTGCAGCAGCTGAAGAAGCCGCTAAAGAATAG
- the tsf gene encoding translation elongation factor Ts, with translation MSISAKDVKRLRDTTGVGMMDCKKALVETNGDFDAAIDLLRKKGQKVAAKRAEKEAKEGLIVTAVSSDSKIGVIAEVNCETDFVARGDDFSGFAKKVAEIALSEKPADINALHAATYDGNDSVQDAMLSLTGRVGEKVDIRRFAVSSSAGTIVPYIHPGSRLGVLVEMSGDGNAAEAGRDVAMQVAALNPVATRSEEVSDDIKEKEMEIAREAARNEGKPDNIIDRIAEGKLKRFYKDNVLIEQPFVKDSSVTVKEMLKQADVDVTGFLRFALGD, from the coding sequence ATGTCGATCTCCGCAAAAGATGTAAAGCGACTCCGGGATACAACCGGGGTGGGCATGATGGACTGCAAAAAAGCACTGGTTGAAACCAACGGTGATTTTGATGCAGCAATAGATCTCCTTAGAAAAAAAGGACAGAAAGTAGCCGCTAAAAGAGCTGAAAAAGAAGCCAAAGAAGGCCTCATTGTCACAGCTGTTAGCTCAGACTCAAAAATTGGCGTCATCGCCGAAGTCAACTGCGAAACAGACTTTGTTGCGCGTGGTGATGACTTCTCTGGTTTTGCTAAAAAAGTAGCCGAAATTGCGCTCAGCGAAAAGCCGGCAGATATCAACGCACTCCACGCTGCCACCTATGATGGCAACGATTCTGTGCAAGATGCAATGCTCTCGCTTACCGGGCGCGTTGGCGAGAAGGTAGATATTCGTCGCTTCGCAGTGAGTAGCTCTGCAGGCACTATCGTTCCTTACATTCACCCGGGCTCGCGCCTTGGCGTTCTCGTTGAAATGTCAGGGGACGGCAATGCCGCAGAAGCCGGCCGCGACGTAGCCATGCAGGTTGCAGCACTTAACCCCGTAGCAACACGCAGCGAAGAGGTCTCTGACGACATCAAGGAAAAAGAGATGGAAATCGCCCGTGAAGCAGCACGCAACGAAGGCAAACCAGACAACATCATCGATCGGATTGCAGAAGGCAAACTCAAGCGCTTCTACAAAGACAACGTGCTGATCGAGCAGCCTTTTGTAAAAGACTCATCTGTTACCGTGAAAGAAATGCTGAAGCAAGCAGACGTAGACGTCACCGGCTTCC